A region from the Rhodocyclaceae bacterium genome encodes:
- the moaE gene encoding molybdopterin synthase catalytic subunit MoaE: MPVRVQAEDFDISSEIRALRAGRSDVGAVASFIGVMRDFNEGSGVTELTLEHYPGMTEKSLQQIVDEAHGRWRLQDALVVHRVGRMRPADQIVLVIALSAHREEALAACAFIMDYLKTRAPFWKKERTAAGERWVESRASDDAAAGRWLPGDPR, encoded by the coding sequence ATGCCGGTCCGGGTTCAGGCGGAAGACTTCGACATCTCGTCCGAGATCCGCGCGTTGCGCGCGGGACGCAGCGATGTCGGCGCGGTCGCCAGCTTCATCGGCGTGATGCGCGATTTCAACGAGGGCAGCGGGGTGACCGAACTCACCTTGGAGCACTACCCCGGGATGACCGAGAAGTCCCTGCAGCAGATCGTCGACGAGGCCCATGGCCGCTGGCGCCTGCAGGACGCACTCGTGGTGCACCGGGTCGGACGCATGCGGCCGGCGGACCAGATCGTGCTGGTGATTGCGCTGTCCGCGCATCGCGAAGAGGCGCTTGCCGCGTGCGCGTTCATCATGGACTACCTGAAGACCCGCGCGCCGTTCTGGAAGAAAGAGCGCACGGCCGCCGGCGAACGCTGGGTCGAGTCGCGCGCCAGCGACGATGCTGCGGCCGGGCGCTGGCTGCCTGGCGATCCGCGATGA
- the purL gene encoding phosphoribosylformylglycinamidine synthase, with the protein MTQILRLRGSRAVSGFRLQKLLESLRTDAPSIRFLAATYWHFVHIERPLSPDEQQRLEAVLQGPGSEGPGDPSARIDLLVVPRLGTLSPWASKATDILRHCGLPAVLRIERGCAWHLQRDDGSAPDAALRTTVAARVHDRMTESVLDSLEAADRLFDDLSDAPLSTIDLSGDGHAALDAANRELGLALSADEIDYLVAAFGRLGRNPTDVELMMFAQANSEHCRHKIFNANWVVDGVPRSETLFGMIRHTHAVSPAGTVVAYVDNASVIEGFDTGRLLPVPAPGAGPAASDALPHTYAWRSERTHILMKVETHNHPTAISPFAGAATGAGGEIRDEAATGRGARAKAGLCGFSVSNLNLPGHLRPWELQPDGTLYGKPGRIDDACRIMLDGPIGAAAFNNEFGRPNLCGYFRSFEVTFDGERRGYHKPIMLAGGLGSIPAGGTQKAAVPAGAPLVQLGGPGMLIGMGGGAASSMDTGHNSADLDFDSVQRGNPEMQRRAQEVIDRCWALGDDNPILSIHDVGAGGLSNALPELAHGAGLGARFDLRAVPVETRGMSPMQIWSNESQERYVLALDPARLELFRAIAGRERCPFSVVGAATAEGRLVVADPKFGNRPVDMPMDVLLGKPPKMLRDVTRVARHAPRLDLTGVDLREAVHRVLRLPAVADKSFLVTIGDRSVGGLTARDQMVGPWQVPVADCAITLSGFTGFTGEAMSIGERTPLALVDAPASGRMAVGEAITNIAAAPIEALGQVKLSGNWMAAAGHPGEDAALFDTVHAVAMELCPALGLSIPVGKDSLSMKTVWRDPAAGDAARSVTSPVSLVVSAFAPVHDVRGASTPELRTDAGDSRLLLVDLGRGRARLGGSALAQVYSLFGDEVPDLDRAQDLAGFFDAMQVLRGQALLLAYHDRSDGGLLATVAEMMFAGGVGLDLDLGAMLPGTTAAAVMAWLFNEELGAVLQVRAGDVARAIAVFEARGLGGCVFPIGQPNAGDRLRLCADGQVLLDEPRAALRESWSETSWLLARLRDNPECADAAHESACDAAEPGLHAHLVFDPQDTLAAPWVHAGVRPRVAILREQGVNGQNEMAAAFDRAGFTAVDVHMSDVLEGRVALDAFTGIAACGGFSYGDVLGAGEGWAKSIRFNTRAFDAFSAFFARSDSFGLGVCNGCQMMSGLADLIPGAAHWPRFVRNRSEQFEARLVMVEVMATRSLFFEGMAGSRLPVVVSHGEGFPLFSSPESMKAAEPLVTLRYVDPSGAPTERYPHNPNGAPGGITGLASEDGRFSILMPHPERVFRTVQLSWHPRAWGEDSPWLRMFRNARRRVG; encoded by the coding sequence ATGACGCAGATCCTCCGGTTGCGCGGCAGTCGCGCTGTTTCCGGATTCCGGTTGCAGAAGCTCCTGGAATCCCTGCGGACCGATGCCCCGTCGATCCGGTTCCTGGCTGCCACCTACTGGCATTTCGTGCACATCGAGCGGCCGCTGTCGCCGGACGAGCAGCAGCGGCTCGAGGCCGTGCTTCAGGGGCCGGGCAGCGAAGGGCCGGGCGATCCTTCGGCGCGGATCGACCTGCTGGTGGTGCCCAGGCTCGGCACGCTGTCGCCCTGGGCTTCGAAGGCGACCGACATCCTGCGTCATTGCGGGCTGCCCGCGGTGCTGCGCATCGAGCGCGGCTGTGCATGGCACCTGCAGCGCGACGATGGTTCGGCGCCGGATGCAGCCCTGCGCACGACGGTCGCGGCACGGGTCCACGACCGCATGACCGAGTCGGTACTCGATTCGCTGGAGGCGGCCGATCGGCTGTTCGACGACCTCTCCGACGCCCCGCTGTCGACCATCGACCTGTCCGGCGACGGGCATGCCGCCCTCGATGCGGCGAACCGCGAACTCGGCCTGGCGCTGTCGGCCGACGAAATCGATTACCTTGTTGCGGCGTTCGGGCGGCTCGGGCGCAATCCGACCGACGTCGAGCTGATGATGTTCGCGCAGGCGAACTCCGAGCATTGCCGGCACAAGATCTTCAATGCGAACTGGGTCGTCGACGGCGTGCCGCGCAGCGAGACGCTGTTCGGGATGATCCGCCACACCCATGCAGTGAGCCCGGCCGGTACCGTCGTCGCCTATGTCGACAACGCTTCGGTGATCGAAGGCTTCGATACCGGGCGGCTGCTCCCGGTACCGGCGCCGGGCGCCGGCCCGGCCGCATCGGATGCACTGCCGCACACCTATGCGTGGCGCAGCGAGCGTACCCACATCCTGATGAAGGTGGAGACGCACAACCATCCGACGGCAATCTCTCCGTTCGCTGGTGCGGCGACCGGTGCCGGCGGCGAGATCCGCGACGAAGCGGCGACCGGCCGCGGCGCCCGCGCCAAGGCCGGGCTGTGCGGCTTCAGCGTGTCGAACCTGAACCTGCCGGGCCACCTGCGTCCGTGGGAACTGCAGCCCGACGGTACGCTCTACGGAAAGCCCGGCCGCATCGACGACGCCTGCCGCATCATGCTCGATGGCCCGATCGGCGCGGCCGCCTTCAACAACGAGTTCGGCCGCCCGAACCTGTGCGGCTATTTCCGGTCGTTCGAGGTCACCTTCGACGGCGAACGGCGTGGCTACCACAAGCCGATCATGCTGGCCGGCGGCCTGGGCAGCATCCCTGCGGGCGGCACGCAGAAGGCGGCGGTACCGGCCGGTGCGCCGCTGGTGCAGCTCGGCGGCCCGGGCATGCTGATCGGCATGGGCGGCGGTGCGGCTTCCAGCATGGATACCGGACACAACTCCGCCGATCTCGACTTCGATTCCGTGCAGCGCGGCAATCCCGAGATGCAGCGCCGCGCGCAGGAGGTCATCGACCGCTGCTGGGCCCTGGGCGACGACAATCCGATCCTTTCCATTCACGATGTCGGTGCCGGCGGGCTCTCCAACGCGCTGCCCGAACTCGCCCATGGTGCCGGGCTCGGAGCCCGCTTCGACCTGCGCGCGGTTCCGGTCGAGACGCGCGGCATGTCGCCGATGCAGATATGGAGCAACGAGTCGCAGGAGCGCTACGTGCTCGCGCTCGATCCGGCGCGGCTCGAGCTGTTCCGCGCCATCGCAGGGCGCGAACGCTGTCCGTTCTCGGTGGTCGGCGCGGCCACGGCCGAAGGCCGTCTCGTGGTCGCCGATCCGAAGTTCGGCAATCGGCCGGTCGACATGCCGATGGACGTGCTGCTCGGCAAGCCGCCGAAGATGCTGCGCGACGTGACGCGTGTCGCGCGTCACGCGCCGCGACTCGACCTCACCGGAGTCGACCTGCGCGAGGCCGTGCACCGGGTCCTGCGGCTGCCGGCGGTGGCCGACAAGTCCTTCCTCGTCACCATCGGCGATCGCAGCGTGGGCGGCCTCACCGCGCGCGACCAGATGGTCGGCCCCTGGCAGGTACCGGTCGCCGATTGCGCGATAACCTTGTCCGGCTTCACCGGCTTCACCGGCGAGGCGATGTCGATCGGTGAGCGCACGCCGCTGGCGCTGGTCGATGCACCGGCCTCTGGCCGAATGGCGGTCGGCGAGGCGATCACCAATATCGCCGCCGCACCGATCGAGGCGCTCGGCCAGGTGAAGCTGTCCGGCAACTGGATGGCCGCAGCCGGCCATCCCGGCGAGGACGCCGCCCTTTTCGACACCGTGCATGCGGTGGCAATGGAGCTGTGTCCGGCGCTCGGTCTGTCGATCCCGGTCGGCAAGGATTCCCTGTCGATGAAGACGGTGTGGCGCGACCCTGCCGCAGGTGATGCAGCGCGTTCCGTCACCTCGCCGGTATCGCTCGTTGTGTCCGCGTTCGCGCCGGTGCACGACGTGCGTGGCGCATCGACGCCCGAGTTGCGTACCGACGCGGGAGATAGCCGGTTGCTGCTGGTCGACCTCGGGCGGGGGCGCGCCCGGCTCGGCGGCTCGGCGCTGGCGCAGGTGTATTCGCTGTTCGGCGACGAGGTGCCGGATCTCGATCGGGCACAGGATCTGGCCGGTTTCTTCGATGCCATGCAGGTACTGCGCGGGCAGGCGCTGCTGCTTGCCTACCACGACCGCTCCGATGGCGGCCTGCTGGCGACAGTCGCAGAGATGATGTTCGCCGGCGGGGTGGGTCTAGACCTGGACCTCGGGGCGATGCTGCCCGGGACCACCGCAGCGGCGGTCATGGCCTGGCTGTTCAACGAGGAACTGGGCGCGGTGTTGCAGGTGAGGGCCGGCGACGTCGCCCGGGCCATCGCGGTTTTCGAAGCGCGCGGCCTCGGCGGCTGTGTCTTTCCGATCGGCCAGCCCAACGCCGGCGACCGGCTGCGCCTGTGCGCCGACGGGCAGGTGCTGCTCGATGAGCCGCGTGCGGCTCTGCGCGAGTCGTGGTCGGAGACCAGCTGGCTGCTTGCGCGCCTGCGCGACAATCCCGAGTGCGCAGATGCTGCCCATGAGAGCGCCTGCGACGCGGCCGAGCCGGGCCTGCATGCGCATCTCGTATTCGATCCGCAGGACACGCTCGCGGCGCCGTGGGTCCATGCCGGGGTCAGGCCGAGGGTGGCGATCCTGCGCGAGCAGGGCGTCAATGGCCAGAACGAGATGGCTGCGGCGTTCGATCGTGCCGGCTTCACCGCGGTCGATGTACACATGAGCGACGTCCTCGAGGGACGCGTTGCACTGGATGCCTTTACAGGCATTGCGGCGTGCGGCGGCTTCTCCTACGGCGATGTGCTCGGCGCCGGCGAGGGCTGGGCGAAGTCGATCCGCTTCAACACCCGTGCCTTCGATGCGTTCAGCGCCTTCTTCGCGCGCAGCGACAGTTTCGGGCTCGGCGTCTGCAACGGGTGCCAGATGATGAGCGGTCTGGCCGACCTGATTCCCGGGGCGGCGCACTGGCCACGGTTCGTGCGCAACCGGTCGGAGCAGTTCGAGGCGCGACTGGTGATGGTCGAGGTTATGGCCACTCGGTCGCTGTTCTTCGAAGGGATGGCGGGCAGCCGCCTTCCGGTGGTGGTGTCGCACGGCGAGGGTTTTCCTCTGTTCTCCTCGCCCGAGTCGATGAAGGCGGCCGAGCCGCTGGTCACGCTGCGGTATGTCGACCCGTCGGGCGC
- a CDS encoding ABC transporter ATP-binding protein, which yields MSSPLLLRATGLRVTLGGRAVLDGCSITLEGGEACVLTGDNGAGKTTLLRVLAGLHEPDAGTLSFEDRPVEAGRFPKAVRHALQFVPAHPLLFSTSVAANIEYGLRARGVPRAESRRRTGHALDWARLRPVAGTHPRSLSAGETQRTAIARAWVLAPRVMLFDEPTANLDQASHAQVVELLGRLVESGAAVLVAAHDRALLGLPGVRRLHLAGGQLATLPA from the coding sequence GTGAGCAGCCCGTTGCTGCTGCGCGCTACGGGGCTGCGCGTGACCCTGGGCGGGCGGGCGGTGCTCGACGGCTGTTCGATCACGCTCGAGGGTGGCGAGGCCTGCGTGCTGACCGGGGACAACGGCGCTGGCAAGACCACGCTGCTGCGCGTGCTGGCCGGGCTGCACGAGCCCGATGCAGGCACGCTGTCGTTCGAAGACCGGCCGGTCGAGGCTGGCCGCTTTCCAAAGGCCGTGCGCCATGCGTTGCAGTTCGTGCCGGCCCACCCACTGCTGTTCTCGACCAGCGTAGCTGCGAATATCGAATACGGACTGCGCGCGCGCGGCGTACCACGCGCGGAAAGCCGCCGCCGCACCGGGCACGCCCTCGACTGGGCGCGCCTGCGGCCGGTCGCCGGCACGCATCCGCGCAGCCTTTCCGCTGGCGAGACGCAGCGTACGGCGATCGCCCGCGCCTGGGTGCTGGCACCGAGGGTGATGCTGTTCGACGAGCCGACTGCCAACCTCGACCAGGCCTCTCATGCGCAGGTCGTCGAGCTACTCGGGCGACTGGTCGAGTCGGGCGCAGCCGTGCTGGTTGCTGCACACGATCGTGCGCTGCTCGGATTGCCCGGCGTGCGGCGGCTGCACCTGGCTGGCGGGCAGCTCGCTACACTCCCCGCATGA
- a CDS encoding tripartite tricarboxylate transporter substrate binding protein, with product MGKTELIDGGALPWRCLLPLLAVAAAALPAGALAQADFPNRAVRIVVPQAAGASLDIAARTVGLRMQEGLGQPVVIENRPGANAIIGMETVAKAKPDGYTLVMAPPSAVAINPLVFKQLPYDTLRDFAPVSQVTGITFVVVVNPALPVASLKDLATLARKRPGELPYGSAGVANMNHLSGELFSQLNGVKMLHVPYKGETPAVTDLLSGANAVMFTTLPSVTQYIRSGKLRAVAVMGSQRSPVLPEVPTAAEAGMAGITTSGWTGLLAPAGTSNDAIQKLYREVARVVKLPDVADTLSKLGADPVGSSPEQFSAFIKAELAKWAKVVRSSGIELAP from the coding sequence ATGGGAAAGACCGAGCTGATCGACGGCGGGGCACTCCCGTGGCGCTGCCTTTTGCCGCTGCTGGCCGTTGCTGCTGCTGCGCTGCCTGCCGGCGCGCTGGCGCAGGCGGATTTTCCGAACCGCGCGGTGCGCATCGTGGTGCCGCAGGCGGCGGGGGCGAGCCTCGACATCGCGGCTCGCACGGTCGGCCTGCGGATGCAGGAGGGACTCGGCCAGCCGGTGGTGATCGAGAATCGTCCGGGTGCCAACGCCATCATCGGCATGGAGACGGTGGCCAAGGCGAAGCCGGATGGCTACACGCTGGTCATGGCGCCGCCGTCGGCGGTAGCGATCAACCCGCTCGTGTTCAAGCAGCTGCCCTACGACACGCTGCGCGACTTCGCCCCGGTGTCGCAGGTGACCGGCATCACCTTCGTCGTCGTGGTGAACCCCGCTTTGCCGGTGGCCTCGCTTAAGGACCTCGCGACGCTGGCACGCAAGCGGCCGGGCGAGCTGCCCTACGGTTCGGCCGGGGTCGCCAACATGAACCACCTGTCCGGCGAACTGTTCAGCCAGCTCAATGGCGTGAAGATGCTGCATGTGCCCTACAAGGGCGAGACGCCTGCCGTGACCGACCTGCTGTCGGGCGCCAACGCGGTGATGTTCACCACGCTGCCCTCGGTCACGCAGTACATCCGGTCGGGCAAGCTGCGTGCGGTGGCGGTGATGGGCAGCCAGCGCTCGCCGGTGCTGCCCGAGGTGCCGACCGCCGCCGAGGCGGGCATGGCCGGCATCACGACATCGGGCTGGACCGGCCTGCTTGCGCCCGCGGGGACCTCCAACGATGCGATCCAGAAGCTGTACCGCGAGGTCGCGCGGGTGGTGAAGTTGCCCGACGTCGCGGATACGCTGTCGAAGCTCGGGGCCGACCCGGTCGGCAGTTCGCCCGAGCAGTTCAGTGCATTCATCAAGGCCGAACTGGCGAAGTGGGCGAAGGTCGTCCGTTCGTCGGGCATCGAGCTCGCGCCGTGA
- the mobB gene encoding molybdopterin-guanine dinucleotide biosynthesis protein B, translating to MNVLGFAGFSGSGKTTLIERLVPVLVARGWRVSLLKHAHHAFDVDQPGKDSWRHRQAGCTEVLVGSANRWALMHELRGAPEPSLDDLIARLSPCDLVLVEGWKHAAIPKIEVHRSACPAPLLAAADPGVVAVATDLPTLPVTVCRLDIDDIPAIADFVAARFPRAGA from the coding sequence ATGAACGTCCTCGGCTTCGCCGGCTTTTCCGGCAGCGGCAAGACCACCCTGATCGAACGCCTCGTGCCTGTGCTGGTCGCCCGGGGCTGGCGGGTATCGCTGCTCAAGCATGCGCACCATGCCTTCGATGTGGACCAGCCGGGCAAGGATTCGTGGCGGCACCGCCAGGCCGGTTGCACCGAGGTGCTGGTCGGTTCGGCAAACCGCTGGGCGCTGATGCACGAGCTGCGTGGCGCACCGGAGCCCTCGCTGGATGACCTGATCGCCCGGCTTTCGCCGTGCGACCTGGTGCTGGTGGAGGGATGGAAGCATGCGGCGATCCCGAAGATCGAAGTTCACCGGTCTGCCTGCCCGGCGCCGCTGCTGGCGGCAGCGGACCCCGGGGTCGTGGCGGTGGCGACCGACCTGCCGACGTTGCCGGTGACGGTATGCCGGCTGGACATCGACGACATCCCTGCCATCGCCGACTTCGTGGCCGCACGCTTCCCTCGCGCGGGGGCGTGA
- the crcB gene encoding fluoride efflux transporter CrcB, translated as MSASGLLAVGIGAALGAWLRWAFALLWNPLFQPVPLGTLAANLVGGLLIGATWELLGRNAGWPPEVRLFLVTGFLGGLTTFSTFSTETVGLLERGDFAWAGALVALHVCGSLAATVAGIAIVRRIAHAGGVAV; from the coding sequence ATGAGCGCATCGGGCCTGCTCGCGGTGGGCATCGGCGCGGCCCTCGGCGCATGGCTGCGCTGGGCGTTCGCGTTGCTTTGGAATCCGCTGTTCCAGCCGGTGCCGCTCGGCACGCTCGCCGCCAACCTCGTGGGCGGACTGCTGATCGGCGCGACCTGGGAACTGCTCGGGCGCAATGCCGGCTGGCCGCCGGAAGTGCGACTGTTCCTGGTCACCGGCTTCCTCGGCGGCCTCACCACCTTCTCGACCTTCTCGACCGAGACCGTCGGCCTGCTCGAGCGAGGGGACTTCGCCTGGGCCGGTGCGCTGGTGGCCCTGCATGTCTGCGGCTCGCTGGCCGCCACGGTCGCAGGCATCGCGATCGTGCGCCGGATTGCGCATGCCGGCGGGGTGGCTGTCTGA
- a CDS encoding RidA family protein: MHETITPWLGHEFVALSAEGETCGTVSAQMADLLGRMDERLREQGLSLADTVRTRLWARDMDAWGEAVEERARLLSGDARSVSSSHIRPSRFASSARLSLDLLAMRPNDRASRKQVVEYEPRTIVARHVVREGVQFISGNTVVLPTFDEQLPVVVGRIGDTLAMAGTSWRRVVRASFFLHVSQRMDHLRDAFRRLVPDPVAGCEYAWVDTRQGKLIEIEVTAEV; encoded by the coding sequence ATGCACGAGACGATCACGCCATGGCTCGGCCACGAGTTCGTCGCGCTATCGGCCGAGGGCGAGACATGCGGAACGGTGAGCGCGCAGATGGCGGATCTGCTCGGCCGCATGGACGAGCGGTTGCGCGAGCAAGGGCTGTCGCTGGCTGACACGGTACGCACCCGCCTCTGGGCACGCGACATGGATGCCTGGGGCGAGGCGGTGGAGGAACGTGCGCGGCTGCTGTCCGGCGACGCCCGCTCGGTCAGCTCGAGCCATATCCGTCCGTCCCGGTTCGCGTCGTCGGCTCGCCTGTCGCTCGACCTGCTGGCGATGCGCCCGAACGACCGGGCGTCGCGCAAGCAGGTGGTCGAGTACGAACCGCGCACGATCGTCGCGCGCCATGTGGTGCGTGAGGGGGTGCAGTTCATTTCCGGCAACACCGTGGTGCTCCCGACTTTCGACGAACAGTTGCCCGTCGTGGTCGGGCGCATCGGTGACACGCTGGCCATGGCCGGCACCTCATGGCGGCGGGTGGTGCGAGCGTCTTTCTTCCTGCATGTGTCGCAGCGGATGGACCACCTGCGCGACGCGTTCCGCCGCCTGGTACCGGATCCGGTCGCCGGCTGCGAATATGCATGGGTGGATACCCGTCAGGGAAAACTGATCGAAATCGAAGTGACCGCGGAGGTGTGA
- a CDS encoding ABC transporter permease, with translation MGLLEPTLEALRRLAVLDPALWTVIGVSMQVSLAAMAIATPFAVGAGYLLAMTRFPGRRLLVVLVQSLLSFPTVVVGLLLYLLLSRQGPFGAWQLLFTREAMTIGQVVIAFPIVCAFTLAAVQAADPRLHETARLLGASPLRAAFTVLREVRFALVAAVLSGFGRVVSEVGCALLVGGNIAGHTRSIPTAIALETSKGAFIEGIALGIVLMVVALAVNVALAFSQGAGQGAAVAGHRYRSVARGAAGRPAAP, from the coding sequence ATGGGACTGCTAGAGCCGACCCTCGAGGCACTGCGCCGCCTGGCCGTGCTCGATCCGGCGCTGTGGACGGTCATCGGTGTGTCGATGCAGGTCTCGCTGGCGGCCATGGCGATCGCCACCCCATTCGCGGTGGGCGCCGGCTACCTGCTCGCGATGACCCGGTTCCCGGGGCGCCGGCTGCTGGTCGTGCTTGTCCAGAGCCTGCTTTCCTTCCCCACGGTAGTGGTCGGCCTGCTGTTGTACCTGCTCCTGTCCCGGCAGGGTCCGTTCGGGGCCTGGCAGCTGCTTTTCACGCGCGAGGCGATGACGATCGGGCAGGTGGTGATCGCCTTCCCGATCGTCTGCGCGTTCACCCTGGCGGCGGTACAGGCGGCCGATCCGCGCCTGCACGAGACCGCGCGGCTGCTCGGTGCGTCGCCGCTGCGTGCCGCTTTCACCGTGCTGCGCGAAGTGCGTTTCGCACTGGTGGCCGCCGTACTCAGCGGTTTCGGCCGCGTGGTATCGGAGGTCGGCTGTGCGCTGCTGGTCGGCGGCAACATCGCGGGGCATACCCGGAGCATCCCGACGGCGATCGCGCTGGAGACGAGCAAGGGAGCCTTCATTGAAGGCATCGCGCTGGGCATCGTGCTGATGGTGGTGGCGCTGGCGGTCAACGTCGCGCTGGCGTTCAGCCAGGGGGCGGGGCAGGGCGCCGCGGTGGCTGGCCATCGGTATCGTTCCGTTGCGCGGGGCGCTGCCGGCCGGCCGGCAGCGCCGTGA
- the moaD gene encoding molybdopterin converting factor subunit 1, which yields MAMIELLYFARLREAFGVERERLELPEGVATAGQLRAWLAARGGAWACELDAARPVRIAINQDLAGAGEPLADGDEVALFPPVTGG from the coding sequence ATGGCCATGATCGAGCTTCTCTATTTCGCCCGGCTGCGCGAGGCCTTCGGCGTCGAGCGCGAACGCCTGGAGCTGCCCGAGGGCGTCGCGACCGCAGGGCAATTGCGCGCGTGGCTGGCAGCCCGGGGCGGTGCATGGGCCTGCGAACTGGATGCAGCGCGGCCGGTGCGCATCGCGATCAACCAGGATCTGGCCGGTGCCGGCGAGCCGCTCGCCGACGGCGACGAGGTCGCGCTGTTTCCTCCGGTCACCGGGGGCTGA
- a CDS encoding NAD(P)H-hydrate dehydratase — MPALHQTPLYTTADLRQVEQLAAAAIARDGGIPLMERAGRAAATLAIEMLGDTGGRVLVFAGPGNNGGDALVAARLLREAFHPVDVVFDGDEHRLPPDAAAALAAWRAAGGSTLGAPPSGGHWPLVIDGLFGIGLKRPPDGVFAARIAAIATLARAGAQVLALDLPSGLDGDTGQVHGIAVEATRTLTFLALKPGQLTADGPDCCGELTLASLDVDATALVPASGHALDARHLAGLRPPRRRNSHKGNHGSVGVLGGAPGMVGAALLAGRAALLAGAGRVTLGLIDEQGPACDPLQPELMVRRWHELPRIESLGTLAVGPGLGDFPESHAALRWALASALPLVLDADALNLVARSPSLRAALAERDAPSILTPHPAEAARLLATDTRAVQADRIGSALALSAMFDAAVVLKGSGSVSAFPGGAWFIHRTGNPGMASAGMGDVLTGIIAALLAQGLPPSDALTGGVTAHGAAGDAVSAAHGAPAGLPGLTASEVALRTRLLLA, encoded by the coding sequence ATGCCCGCCCTACACCAGACCCCGCTCTACACGACCGCCGACCTGCGCCAGGTCGAACAACTGGCTGCCGCCGCGATTGCGCGCGATGGCGGCATACCGCTGATGGAGCGGGCGGGTCGCGCGGCGGCCACCCTGGCGATCGAGATGCTCGGCGATACCGGTGGCCGCGTGCTGGTGTTCGCCGGGCCGGGCAACAATGGCGGCGACGCACTGGTGGCCGCGCGACTGCTGCGCGAAGCCTTCCATCCGGTAGACGTGGTGTTCGACGGCGATGAGCACCGGCTCCCGCCGGATGCTGCCGCGGCGCTGGCGGCATGGCGGGCAGCCGGGGGCAGCACGCTTGGCGCGCCGCCGTCGGGAGGTCACTGGCCGCTGGTCATTGACGGGCTGTTCGGGATCGGCCTGAAGCGCCCGCCGGATGGCGTATTCGCGGCGCGCATCGCGGCGATCGCCACGCTGGCGCGGGCCGGTGCCCAGGTCCTCGCGCTCGACCTGCCGAGCGGGCTGGACGGCGATACCGGGCAGGTGCACGGTATCGCCGTCGAGGCGACGCGTACCCTTACCTTTCTCGCGCTCAAGCCGGGGCAGCTGACCGCCGATGGGCCGGACTGCTGCGGCGAACTGACCCTGGCCAGTCTGGATGTCGACGCGACGGCGCTGGTACCTGCTTCCGGACACGCCCTGGATGCTCGTCACCTCGCCGGGCTGCGCCCGCCACGCCGGCGCAACAGCCACAAAGGAAACCATGGCAGCGTCGGCGTGCTCGGGGGCGCGCCCGGCATGGTCGGTGCCGCCCTGCTCGCCGGACGGGCTGCGCTGCTGGCCGGTGCCGGCCGGGTGACCCTCGGCCTGATCGACGAACAAGGTCCTGCCTGCGATCCGCTGCAGCCCGAACTGATGGTCCGCCGCTGGCACGAACTGCCGCGCATCGAGTCGCTCGGCACGCTGGCGGTCGGCCCCGGGCTGGGCGACTTCCCGGAATCGCACGCCGCATTGCGCTGGGCACTGGCATCGGCGCTGCCGCTGGTGCTCGATGCCGACGCACTCAACCTCGTCGCGCGCTCACCCTCGTTGCGCGCTGCGCTCGCCGAACGGGACGCCCCGTCGATACTCACGCCGCATCCGGCCGAGGCTGCCCGGCTGCTGGCGACCGACACCCGCGCGGTGCAGGCAGACCGCATCGGCAGCGCGCTCGCGCTGTCGGCGATGTTCGATGCGGCGGTCGTGCTGAAGGGCAGTGGCAGCGTCAGCGCATTTCCCGGCGGCGCGTGGTTCATCCATCGGACCGGCAACCCCGGCATGGCCAGCGCAGGGATGGGCGACGTGCTGACCGGCATCATCGCGGCGCTGCTGGCCCAGGGACTGCCGCCCTCCGATGCCCTGACCGGCGGGGTCACCGCGCACGGCGCGGCGGGCGACGCCGTTTCAGCCGCGCATGGCGCACCGGCCGGGCTGCCCGGGCTCACCGCATCCGAGGTCGCGCTGCGCACGCGATTGCTGCTCGCCTGA